Proteins encoded together in one Impatiens glandulifera chromosome 1, dImpGla2.1, whole genome shotgun sequence window:
- the LOC124944082 gene encoding pectinesterase codes for MIIQFLLISFLFNLVCSQTSTPSNKDVTCWCEKTPYTRQCIHHLTIITRERVSPIIIRDNREFLRATLNAIIVESKKLRDNAKLFESTSSRSKAAWSECSNLYDLTLIQLEQTLDNSNNHTDFDTQTWLSAASTNIHTCLSGFSELGFDIQEDQTDHTNLSKNITALIRNALAINRDWSEKAITTSNNVPRRYFLNTNVDDSHNPHVVVAKDGSGNYGTVVEAINALGGQTPNGKTYVIHIKSGVYKENIVIPVGLNNIMMVGEAVYGSGFQARGISFLNTAGPEGGQSVALASLSDCSIFYGCSFEGYQDTLYAQSNRQFYRDCVITGTVDFIFGNAAAVFQKCSIYTNTQDGVHTNVIAAHGRESPHENTGFSFQNSKVIASYDTFLGRPWKPYARTAYLETYLGGKINPAGWLMYHDESDWNTLCYREYKNYGTGSSIRNRVNWNGYRVMNDVEAEEYSVEKLIDGLSWLPESNIPFSVGL; via the exons ATGATCATCCAATTCCTTCTTATTTCCTTTCTTTTCAATTTGGTTTGCTCACAAACTTCCACTCCAAGCAACAAAGATGTAACTTGTTGGTGCGAAAAAACTCCATACACAAGACAATGCATTCACCACCTCACAATCATCACCCGAGAAAGAGTTAGTCCGATCATTATAAGAGATAATCGTGAATTCCTTAGAGCGACCTTGAATGCGATCATAGTCGAGTCTAAGAAATTGCGGGATAATGCAAAATTGTTTGAGTCAACTAGTAGTCGAAGCAAGGCTGCTTGGTCCGAATGCTCAAATCTCTACGACCTAACTCTAATCCAACTTGAACAAACGTTAGACAACTCCAACAACCACACGGATTTCGATACACAAACATGGCTTAGCGCGGCTTCCACAAATATCCACACTTGTCTAAGTGGTTTTTCTGAATTGGGATTCGATATTCAAGAAGATCAAACCGACCACACCAATTTATCGAAAAACATCACGGCTCTAATAAGAAATGCCTTGGCCATTAACCGCGATTGGTCAGAAAAAGCAATCACCACCTCCAATAATGTTCCTAGACGATATTTTCTTAATACCAATGTCGACGATTCTCATAATCCGCATGTTGTGGTGGCCAAGGATGGAAGTGGGAACTATGGAACCGTCGTGGAGGCCATCAATGCATTGGGAGGACAAACACCGAATGGAAAGACATATGTTATTCATATTAAATCGGGAGTTTATAAAGAGAATATTGTAATCCCCGTTGGTCTCAATAACATCATGATGGTTGGCGAAG CCGTCTATGGCTCAGGATTTCAAGCACGCGGTATCAGCTTCCTCAACACAGCCGGTCCCGAGGGTGGTCAATCCGTGGCACTAGCTTCCCTATCGGATTGCTCCATCTTCTACGGATGCAGCTTCGAGGGATACCAAGATACCCTATATGCACAATCCAATAGACAATTCTACCGCGATTGTGTCATAACAGGGACAGTAGATTTCATCTTTGGAAACGCAGCAGCCGTCTTTCAAAAATGTAGCATCTACACAAATACACAAGATGGAGTACATACAAATGTGATAGCCGCACACGGCCGAGAGAGTCCACACGAGAACACGGGCTTTTCGTTCCAAAACTCGAAAGTAATAGCCTCTTACGACACCTTCTTGGGACGGCCATGGAAGCCTTATGCTCGAACCGCGTACCTCGAAACCTATCTCGGTGGCAAAATCAATCCGGCCGGGTGGTTAATGTACCACGACGAATCGGATTGGAATACTTTATGCTATAGAGAGTATAAAAACTATGGAACCGGATCTTCGATAAGGAATAGAGTAAATTGGAATGGCTATCGAGTTATGAATGATGTCGAGGCCGAAGAATATAGCGTTGAAAAGCTTATAGATGGCTTGTCTTGGCTCCCCGAGTCCAACATCCCATTTAGCGTAGGGCTGTAA